Proteins encoded within one genomic window of Callithrix jacchus isolate 240 chromosome 11, calJac240_pri, whole genome shotgun sequence:
- the LOC100403816 gene encoding ubiquitin-conjugating enzyme E2 N — translation MAGLPRRIIKETQRLLAEPVPGIKAEPDESNARYFHVVIAGPQDSPFEGGTFKLELFLPEEYPMAAPKVRFMTKIYHPNVDKLGRICLDILKDKWSPALQIRTVLLSIQALLSAPNPDDPLANDVAEQWKTNEAQAIETARAWTRLYAMNNI, via the coding sequence ATGGCGGGGCTGCCCCGCAGGATCATCAAGGAAACCCAGCGTTTGCTGGCAGAACCAGTTCCTGGCATCAAAGCAGAACCAGATGAGAGCAACGCCCGTTATTTTCATGTGGTCATTGCTGGCCCTCAGGATTCCCCCTTTGAGGGAGGGACTTTTAAACTTGAACTATTCCTTCCAGAAGAATACCCAATGGCAGCCCCTAAAGTACGTTTCATGACCAAAATTTATCATCCTAATGTAGACAAGTTGGGAAgaatatgtttagatattttgaaagataagTGGTCCCCAGCACTGCAGATCCGCACAGTTCTGCTATCCATCCAGGCCTTGTTAAGTGCTCCTAATCCAGATGATCCATTAGCAAATGATGTAGCAGAGCAGTGGAAGACCAACGAAGCCCAAGCCATAGAAACAGCTAGAGCATGGACTAGGCTATATGCCATGAATAATATTTAA